The DNA segment GCGGAGGCGGCTCAGGTTCGCAGACATCGAGCCCGGCGCCGGCGATTGTACCGTTTTTGAGCGCCGCGATGAGATCGTCGGTCCTGATGACCGGCCCGCGGGATGTATTGACAAGGACTGCGGTCTTTTTCATGAGTGAGAGCGTGCGGGCATCGATCATACCCCGTGTTTCGCCGGTTACCGGAACATGGATGGTGACTATGTCCGACCGTTCGAGGAGTTCCCCGAGCGGAGTATGTATGATACCCAGTTCATTAAGCCGTTCCTGAGAAAGATAGGGATCGCAGACCAGAATATGCATGCCCATGGCGCTCATTTTTCTGAGCACCTTGCTCCCGATGTTGCCGCACCCGATGATACCGAGCGTTTTCCCGGCCATGCGGTACAGCGGCGCTATCGGCTCGGAGCTCCATTTCCCCGTTTCCGTCCATGTCCGGAGCATCCTGTTCTGGATATTCTTCTTGCGGTACGCCTCGAACATGAGCATGATCGCCTGCTCCGCGACATCCTCGCTCGAAGCGGTCGCCTCGTTGGCGAATAAGATACCGTTCCTCGTTGCGGCGGCGACATCGACATTGTCATATCCAATCCCGTGCCTGAGGATTACCCTGACATTTTTCAGGGCATCGATAACCTCGGCGGGAAATTTCGCCATATTGACCAGCAGAATATCGGCGTCATGCACATGCCGGACGATCTCATCGGGCGGCGCCGTTTTGAGCCGGTAATAATCGAAATCGATACCGAGCTTCGAACACTCGGACTCTTCCCATGCGAGGTCGCGCTCGATGTAATCGGTTATTTTAAAGACAATTCGCTTTTTCATGGCAGGATCATTTCCTTCGTTATAGTCCGTTTCCCGGTACAAAGTGTTCATAGTTCCCTTCTCCCATGAATGGGAAAGGTATACGGAATGTCTTTCACATACCTGCCTGCATACCCCGTTTTTCTCTCGATAAGAGACGGAGCGCGCCGCCCAGGAGAATGATAAAGAGCCCGACGATCAAATCGAGCCTGAAAGCCCTGCTGTCATGGTAAAAGATAAGCACAACCGCCGAAATCAGAACTACCGAACAGCCGAACATGAACAGGGTAAGTCCGATAATTCCGAACGGCGACTTCCTCGCTTTCCCTTCCTTTTCGATTTCAAACGGCGTTTCGAGATCGACGAAGAATTCCTTCACCCGCTCCTGCTCGTCACGGGGCGTTTCTTTTGAGATTGTACCAATCCACATTCCGAGAATCGTCATCATGATATTGAGCATGGTCGCGGCGGAATTCCAGCCGCTTCTCAGCCAGAAATCGACGCGGGGACTGGAAGCCATGAGAGCGGTATATTTCTGGACGAGAACGATATTGAAGATGATAAGAAACACCCCGGTAAGCGTACCGGCGATAATTCCCCAGATGACGCCGCGCGAGTTGCATTTCCTCCACAGAAGCCCCGCAATGAGCGGTATCATGATGGGCGGTCCGAACGCGCTGAAGAACCTGAACATGATGTCCATGAGCGTGAATCCCTTGAGAGAATTAAGCAGAATCGCCAGCAGCATGGTCACCGTGCCGATGATGAGCGTTGCGAGACGGCCGAAGAGTATCTCGCGCTGTTCAGTGGCTTTCGGATTGACGATCTTCGTATAGAAATCGCGTGTCAGAACTCCCGAAAGGGTGTTGTATTCAGAGCCGAGTGTCGACATTGTCGCGCTGAGCATCGCGGATATGATGACACCCATTAGGCCGATGGGAAGTATCTTCAGACTGATTGCCGCATAGACATACCGCGAATTCTCAAGGTTGGGAAGAATTACCCGCGCAGCCATACCGGGAAAGAAAAATATCGGCGGGAATATGAACATGAGAAGGGCGATATAATACACCATCTTGCGGGCGTCCTGTTCGCTTCTCACACAATTGTATTTCTGCACAAGAGACCAGCTCGCACTGTAGGTGAGCAGGGTCAGTGCAAAAACGGTGAACACGAGATACGACCAGTCGTACGGTTTCCGCAGGGGACTCAGGAATCCCTGGGGGAATTGTGTGATAAATCCGCCGAAATCTCCGATATAATGGAAAGTAAGTATAAAAAGCACGATCACTCCGATGGCAAGAATCACCGCCTGTACAAAATCGGTGATCATGACCGCGAGCTGGCCGCCCAGATAGGTATAGGCGATCATCATAATCCCGACAAAAATCACGAACCGGTTGAACGTTACACTCTGGTTCTGGAGGGCAACCATAAGAACAAGCGCCGTCGAGTATATTTTCAGGGCATTATCGAACAGGCGAAGCGGAAAGCCTGTCCACACGAATATCTGGTGAACCGTTTTATTATAGCGTTTCTCCATGAAACCTATCGGCGTCAGGATACGTGCCCGGCGCCAGCGGTGAGCGATAAAATACCCTCCGAGCAGGACACAGACAGGACTGATCCAGCATATGGTAACCGCCACGAATCCGTATTTATACGAAATCTCATTGTAGATCACGAGCAGGAGCGTGCTGAAGGAGGCCATGTAAAACGATGTTCCCGCCAGCCACCACGGCATGATATTTCCGGCGGCGAAAAAATCCTTTGCCATCTTTATATGCCGCGAGAAATATATCCCGGCAAATATCATGAGGGCAAAATATGAAAAAATAACAAGATAATCCGGAAGTTGTATGCCGGTCAGATTGTCCATGTGCGATTCCTTTTCAGTGAGTTAAATATATCCATAATCGTTTCAGTGCGCGGGCAATGTGTCCCGAAAAGTACCTGGCATAAGGTGTTTTCGGCTGCCTCTGTCCCTCTGTCCATTTGTCCCTTTACCACTTTGTCCCGTCTTAACACTCTTACAGAGGCAGTAGGGTACCGATACCCGAAGAGCGGGCTTTCGAATAGACAGTTATCGCCACAGCCATATCATCGAGCGCGATACCGAGATTGATGCATATATTCCGTTCATGTTCCGATTCCCTGGCAGGTTTTTTTCCGGCCACGATTTCACCGAGGTCGGCATATGCATGGGGAGTCTCGCTGAAATATCCTTCCTTACGGTAGTATTCCATCTGACGGATATCATCGGTGGCGAGCTTGTCTGCTTCACCGAGCGCGGCTCCCTGCCAGTACGAATCGAAGTCGACCGGACTTGCAAATCCGCCCTGTTTGAGCCAGCCCGGCTCGATGACAGGCGTGGGTTTCCTGAGAATCGGTCCGCTCGTCACCACGATATCGAGACCCTTTACCGCTTCCTCAGGCGTACTGACAACCTCGATTTCGATACCGAGCCGTTTCTCCATATCACGGACGAATGAACGTGCAACCTCCGGGTAGAGATCAAATGCCTTGACTTGTTTAAGGTCGAAAACACAGCTCACCGCTTCGAGATTCGCCCTGCCCTGGACACCGCAGGCAAGAATGCCCAAGGTCGTACTGTCTTTCCGGGCAAGGTATTTTGCCGCGACAGCCGAAGCCGCTCCTGTACGCATCGCGGTGATCCATGTGCAGTCCATGACCGCAATCGGGAATCCTGTTTCCGGGTCGTTCAGAATGAGAAGACCGCTGATATAGGGAAGCCCCTTTTTCTGGTTCTGCGGGTAGCCGGACACCCATTTCATTCCAGCCGAACCGAGACTCGGTATATACGCGGGCATCGCATGGATAAATGCATCGGGCAGCGGATGTATCCCCGGTTTCGGGGGCATTTCGACCTTACCTTCGCCCTTTTCCCGGAACATCCTCTCCAGCGCGTCGATGATCTCACCCATGGAGAGATTGACCGTTTCCACATCCTCCCGTGACAGATACAGAATATCAGACATTTTCACCTCATCATTTATTATAAAAGTAAAGGTAATCCGGTTATTCAATTTACTTATAATCAATGAGTTATTATACGAATATCGTCATTCCCGGAAACGAAGTGAACAGGGATTCCGGTGTTAAGATATCTATACAATGAGCATTATATATTGGATTCCCGTTTTCACGGGAATGACATTATTCATAACCGGTAACACCGTATCATAACCGAATCCCAACGTTACTTTCCGACTGTCACTTCCCCCTCTCCGGCGGGAAGCTTCATGCGTACAATTTTTCGCTCGGCATCGTAGCTGAAATCTTTCACCGGTTTCCCGTTAACGGTTACAGCAGATGGCCGGGCGGCAGCTCCGAAAGCGACACTGCTTTCACATGAGAGACAGTATGTATAACCGTTTCCCCCTGTCTCGCACGTTATCGGCGCGGATGATTCGATCAACACCGTTCCATTCCTGAGAAGCGATGTACAGAGCGCGGCGAAGACACTCGAATCGTCCCATGTCACTGCCAGTGCATCGGTTGCAATATCCCCGGCAGTATAGATACAACCAGGCCGGGTTGCAAACGCGAATTTCGCTCCCCGGATCGTGCCGGATATGCAACCGTCGCCTTTAACGGTAACAACGTCCGGCTCAACCACGTCATCGGTGGACAGGAGATTCGCCATGACAAGCGGCACCCGGTCGGTACGGGCGGTTACCGTGAGCATACCCTCTCTTCTCAGGGGTTTCTCGTTCTGGAGAGTATAGAGATAGTGCGGTGTTTCGACCGCTCTCACATCGAGGTGATCCGGATACAGGTGCCTGATGTTGAGTGTCTTTTCGCTTGTTGGCGTTTTTGTGGTTTTAACCACTTCGCCGCGCATTTTCTCCGGGTCTTCGATGAGCTTGAGCTTGTCGTGGAGGGTGATGGCCGAAACCGTGTCACCGGCCGTTATATCGTCAAGATAGTTCGTCTGGAAAAGAAGCGTCACATCGACATCACGGTCGCCGGGGACCGCAGTATCGAGCATGAGCAGTGTCCGGGGCTTGAGATACAGGACATTCCGTCTCAGGCACTTAACCTTCCCCCAGTAGAGACGTCCGATATCTCCCGAGGTGAAAGCGGCGTTCTTTCCGTCAAGAAACTGGTTGATGAAGGCATAGTCATCGAATCCGTCCACATGCCAGAGGAGGTCACCCACACGCTGGCTCTGGTGATTTCCGTTGATAAGGATGGTCGAATGACCGACCGGCTGGGTATACCATGGCTGATAGAGGGGATCCTCGTAATAGGTGCTGCCGTGACGCTCCTCGATGAATATCCCGCCGCGGTCGGCGAGCCAGAACGATCCCTGGTCGATATGCTGGTGGTTGACAAAAGGTCCGGTACGCAGAACAAATACGAAATCATCGGGATTCCAGCCGCTCTTGAACACCGTGGTGCCCACATCCCTGAACACCATGACTGGATTCTCGTCGAACGGATCGTCCTGAGACACATCCTTTGTTTCGTAGAGCACATCCATGAAGGTTTCGCCTTCCTTCATGAAGTTATAAAACCACCCGAGCAGCGGATCCTTGTATTTGGGCAGCATCCACGCAAAGTTGGTTAGAGGTCGCAGGTTTTCTCCCGAATCGCCGAAATAGAAGGCCTTTTTGTCCTTGACGATTCCCGCCCAGACAGTTTCTTTATATGACCCGTTAAGCTTCCCCGACATATCGACCCTGAACACATTTCCCACTGCCGGAAGACTCTTCGACCACGAGAGCATCGAGAAATTGTAGTACCCGTATCCTTCGCCGTAAGCACCGTCACGGTCGGTGACTTTCTGGATGAGATCGTAATCTTTCAATATGGCGCCCGTAAAGTACGGTTCGAGCTGTGCGACATCGGGGCCGTCGCCGTACATCGCGGCCTGGCACATGAGCGACCCGCCGGTGATATGGGCAACCCAGTTCGAGGTGTTCGAGGTAACGAGGTCGTCCTCCACATATCCCTGGTGGCAACCGAGAACGATGAACCGCATCATGCCGTCGCGGACAGCCTTACGCTCGGTGTCGCTCATAAGATCGTACGTCAGGTCATAGGCCATAGCCATGTCCATGCCGAATTCACCGACCGGATAGTAGATATGCCTCCCCCGCTTGACCATCCAGGGATGAAGGATATAGGGAAACGAGCTGATTTTCACCATCATGTCTTTTGCATATATACCCGCCTCACGGTCGCCGGCGAAGGCGTATGCGAGCGCATTGCTATAGAATGCAGAACGCCATGTGTGAATTCTCGCGCTCGACCAGCCCCGGAGGGTCGGAATCCAGTCTTCATCGGGGAACTGGTCGATATCGAACACGACCTTGTCGAGCGGGGTTTCGCTGCGGGATGATTGAGCCTGTTTGACAATAGAATCGTATACCGATTTGAAACGGTCTGTCTTGAGGCGGGCATCGACCCAATTCTTCTTCTTTTCGGCATCGAACCAGAGGCGCGGATGGCTGCCCCCGATGTTTTTCGGGGCTATGTAGATCGTAAATTCGGTGTCGGAAAGCCGTTCGCCGCCCTTGAAGGCTTCGAGCACTGCATGATACAGCCCTTCCGGGAAAGACAGCCGAAACGAAGTGCCCCATTCGTCGCCTTTTTTCTTCAGCTCGCCGGAATACACCGTTTTCGTGCTGTCGGTAAACAACTTTACGGTCAGGGAAACGCGGTTCACATCGAGTGGCCAGTTCCCCCGGAGCGTGAACGTGTCGCCGGCATTATAGTGCCTGTCGGGTATGTATGGCTTCCATTCGGAGAGCTTGAACACCTTCGGCTCGGCGAACTGGAATGCCAGTGCTCTCGCGCCCTTGACCGTAATATCGTCAAGGCCGAAAAATATGGGCATCGCGGGATCGGCATCCGGAAATTTCGCAAGCACCGCGAGAGCATTCACCTTTATCCTGTCACGGCCTGCGAGACGGGGATTCTCACGGATAAAATCATTGTACGAGAGCGCAACCGGCACCCAGCGGTTGGTCGGAGGGTCGGGTATGGTAACATCCACCTTTTTATCCGGTCCGGCGGCAAGCCTCACCTTGATGTATTCAGGGCGGAGCTCCGTTTTCAGATAGTACCTCAGGGAAACGGTCGAACCGGGCACGAAATACATATCGAGCTCTTTCTGTGCGCCCGCGTAATTGTCCACATTCGTATAGGGAGTGACTTTCTGGACGAGCGCTATGTTGGGATCGCCGGGCACCATGGTATTCACCCGTATGTTGGGATCGTATGCAGTATCCTGCCAGAGGGGATACGAAGCCCATGCCGACAGCTCCCTGGTCTCGAAATCCTGACGGTAGGAAAACGGCTCGAGCGCGGTATCGGCGGAAATATCCCGTGCAGCCGCGAATACAAGCATGCATGACATAATCAGAACAGCGAATACTTTCATGACACCTTCCTTTGTTGTATGGGTACCATTTTAAACCGATTTTATCTGAAAATATACATAAAATATTTCACCACGGAGACACGGAGATCACGGAGAAAGAAAAACTTTGTAATGACATGTTTTATTGGATATTATCTGAAAATACATTTTCATCCTTCGTTGTGACCATGTATGGTCATGATGGTTATTCATGAAAAAAATTCAACGCAAAGACACGGAGTAGGGGAAATTCATGAAGTACCCCTACAATGTTACATCGGTCAGTTACGAAAAAACAAATCCGCAAAAATCCTCGTTCTACTGAATTTTTTGAACAGATCGGGCTGAGTACGGACGCTTGATATTCAGAAAAAGAATATTCTCTATCATCACACAAAGATATCATTGTCACCGCCCTTTTTTCCCCGCCTGATAACTATCTGCTGCTCTCGTTCAAGACAACGGACAACCTCGATGATACGCGCCTGCGATTCTTTAACCACAGACAATCTCATCGGCCCCATGTACTCAATTTCATCATTGATCATCGTTTTGACACGGTTTGAAACATTCCCGAAGATCAGGTCCTTCAATTTCTGTGAAGCGCCTTTCAGGGCAACCGCCAACTCCTTTATATCGACTTCCTTGAGAACGAGTTGAATGGCTCGGTCATCGAAACCCAGAAGGTCCTCGAAAAAGAAGAGTCTTTCGTGTATCTTATCCACGAGGGCTTCGCTCTCCTCGTTCATCCTGGCAAAAATGTCGTTACGAATGTCGCTGTCGAGGGATTCGAATATCGGCGCGAGAAAGACAATGCCAGCTTCGGGCTCGGGAAAGCCATGGGGAATATCCGCCAGCATCTGCTGGATCGAACCGATCTGGTCCGGAGACATTTTCTCCATGGCGGCGACAGACAGAATAATGTCCGTCGGCGAAATAGCGTCGAGCTGCGCGATGCGCATAATCAAATCGACCTGAAGGTCCCCGGGCATGGTACTCAGCAGCCGCGCCGCTTCGACCGGATCAATCTGTGAGAGCATGACCGCGACAAGCTGAGGAAACTCCTGCTCGCTTCGCCGGAAGTCGCCGTTGAGCACCTTGCTGGTAAAGTTCATATCATGCGCGGACTGGTACACAAGCTTGATGGCTTCCTCTTCCGTCAGGGCAGTGACCTCCCTGGTATTCTTGTCGAAGGAAATCCAGAGGTCCGAGGTCGTCCGGTAGAGCATGACAGCCTCGTTTTCGTACATAAGCTCAATGCGGTAGTCCATGTTGTTTGCCCCGGCGGTTATATATCAACCTGAATTTACCTGAAAATACATTTGGAATAAAATCCTCCTGTCCTTCGGACATCCCCCCGAAAAAGGGGGACACGGTACAGCTGAGGGGGGCCTGCGGTCGACAGGGAACTCAGCCCCCAGTACATCGGTATCACGTACCGAAATTCAAGATTCAAGTTCTCAACTACACATCACGGGGGACGAACGACGCGAAAGCCGCGAAAAAGGATTCCCCCGTGCTTCCTGTAGATGCCTATTGAAACACCACCGTTCCTTCACCGGCGGGCAGTTCGATGATACACGCCTTTCTTTCAAGATCATATGTCCATTCCGTCACCCGTTTGCCATTCAGGATAACCTGCGATGGCCGCGATCCCGCACCCAGCGCGACTGTACCGGTGGTGCGGTGATAGTACTTCACAGTTCTTTCACCGATTTCGCAGGTTACCGGTTTCTTCGCATCGAGCAGGAGGCCGCTGTCACGGGAAAGCGTCGTACACACAGCCGCGAAAACTGTCGCGCCTTGTTCGGTAATCGCACAGGCATCGGTATCGAGCGAACCGAAATGGTAAACCGCGCCGGGCCGCGTTGAAAAAGCGAACGGAACACCGTCGATCGAACCGTACATGCAGTTTCCTCCTTTCACTGCCTGTATGTCGGGTTTACCGCCGTCCGTCGTTTTCAGAATATTGGCCAGAACGAGGGGAACGCCTGTTGTTCTCGATGTCACGGTCAGCATGCCCTCGCGTTCGAGGGGCTTTTCATTCATGAGCGTTTCGGTGTAATGAGGAGTTTCCACCGCGGCAATCTCACGCTGTTCGGGACAGAGGTGCGCAATATTGAGTGTTTTGCCGTCAATGGTGATTCCCGACAAATCATTTCCTGCGGCAATATTTTTCAGGAACGGCGTCTGGTACAGGAGGGTGACATCGACATCATTATCCTCCGGTATGACCGTATCGATCATCAGGAGCGTGCGGGGTTTGAGATAGAGGACATTACGCCTCATTTCCTTCACCTTCCCCCAGTAGAGCCGTCCGATGTCGCCGGACGAAAAGGCAGCCGATTTCCCATCGAGAAAATGATACAGAAACGCATAATCATCGAACCCTTTCGCCATTTCGAGCGGATCACCCACGCGCTGGCTCTGGTGGTTATGGTCGATGAGAATGGTGGAATGGCCGATGGGCTGCGTATACCATGATTGATAGAGCGGATCGGTATAGTAGGAGGCGCCGTGACGTTCCTCGATAAAACTGCTGCCACGGTCGGAGAGCCAGAACGATCCCTGGTCAAGGTGCTGGTGGTTGTAGAATGCCCCGGTATGCATGACGAACACAAAATCGTCCGGTTCCCATCCGCTCTTGAACACGGTGATCCCCACATCGCGGAATACCCTGACGGGAGGCTCGTCGAACGGAGGTTTCTTCGGAACATCCCATGTCTCGTAGAGGGCATCCATGAAAGTTTCTCTGGCGTTCTTCGCGGAGGGTGCATCGGCAGTTTTTGTTTCAGGCCCGTATGATACATCGTATTTCAGGAAATTGTACAGCCATCCGAGCTGCGGGTCCTTGTATTTGTCAAGCAGCCACGCCCAGTTGGTCAGCTCCGTGATTTCGCTGTCGGAATCGCCGAAAAAGAAGGCTTTTTTCTTCTTCACGATTCCCGCCCAGATGAGTTCCGCATATGAACGGTCGATCTTCCCGGACATATCGATTTTGAAAACATTCTCGACAGCCGGCAGCGAATACGACCAGGAATACATGGAAAAATCGTAATACCCGTACCCCTCTCCTTGCGAGCCGTCACTGTCAAATACTTTCTGGATAAGATCGTAATCTTTCAGTATGGCGCCGGTGAAATACGGTTCGAGGTCGCCGAGTCCCGTATCGTCACCGTATATGGCTGCCTGGCACATGAGCGAGCCGCCGGTGATATGAGCCACCCAGTTCGAGGTGTTGTTCGTGACGAGATTGTCCTCCACATATCCTTTGTGGCAGCCGACAACGACATTCTTCATCATGGCGTCCCGGATAATTTTCCGCTCGTTTTCACTCATGAGATCATAGAGGAGGTCGTATCCAACGGCGAGCTCCATGCCAAACTCACCGATGGGATAGTATATGTGACGGCCCCGCTCGATGAACCAGGGGTGGAGCCAGTATGGGAACGCACCCAGTTTGATCATGAGATTTTTCCCGTACTCTCCCGCCTCGTTGTCGCCGAGGAGACCGTACGCAAACGCACTGTAATAGACTCCCTGTCTCCAGACTCTGAGACGGTCGAACCAGGGATAAATCGAGGGCAGTTGATTACCCGTGTGAAGGACCGTATTGAACTGGTCGATCTCGAAGATGATTGAATCGAGGGGATTATTCTCACGGGTGTCACGGGCCTGTTTGAGGATATTATCGGCGACCTGTTTGAAACGCTCGCTTTTAAGACGGGCTTCGACGCGTTTCTTTCCCTCGGAATCAAACCATACACGGGGATGGTTCCGGCCGAGATTCTCCGGAGCTATGTAGAACGTACATTCGGTCCCGGAAAGTATTTTCTTACCGTCATATGCCCGGAGATCCGCATGGTAGAGACCCTCGGGAAATGACAGCGTAAAAGCCGCTGACCATTCATTTCCCTTCTTTCGCAGTTCCGCAGTGTACACTTCCTTCGTGCGTTCGGTAAACGGCGTCACCGTAATGGTCGCTCTGTCCGCATCGAGCGGCCACTGTCCCCTTACCGTAAAGGTTTCCCCTTTCCGATAATGTCTGTCGGGAATATACGGCGCCCACTCCGAAAGCTTGTGCATGACAGGTTCGGCAAACTTGAAATGCACGGCCCGGGCGCCTTTGAACGTTATATCGTCAAGACCGAGATAGAACGGCATTTCCGGGTCCGCATCGGGGATTTTCACCAGTACCGCGAGGGCATATACCGGAACAGCTTTCTTCCCGGCAAGCCGTGGATTCTCAAGAATGAGGTCATTATATGAAACGGTTATCCATTCCCATCGGTTTGTTGCGGGATCGGTGATTGTATAGTCTACTTTGCCGTCGTCACCCGCGGCGAGGCGTATTTTCAGAAACTCCACGGGAAGATTTGACTTGAGATAGAATCTGAGTGAAATGGTCACCCCCGGAGTCATATACATGTCGAGTTTTTTCTGAGCGCCGGCATAGGTATCGACATTGGTATAAGGGGTAACCTTCTGAACGATGGAAATGTTCGGATCGCCGGGGACGATCATCCCGACCCTGAAATTGGGATCATACGCCGTATCCTGCCAGAGAGGATATGACGCCCAGGCCTGAAGCTCCTGCGTTTCAAAGTTTTCCGCATACGTAAAAGATTCCAGAGATTCATCGGCATGAACCGTAATAATTGACATCGCTCCTAATAGTACGAGCACAACAGCGGCACACAGGCAGGTTTTCATATACTAAATCCTTTTCTACAGGGATTCCCCGCTTTTGTGAGGCGCAATCCGAACACAACCGGTAATCCGGCCCGTCCGGATGGTCATTACACATTCAACAGCAAGCCGGGTAATATTGATAAAGAATATTCATAATCGATACGCTAATCAAGACATATTACATAAAATTTGGATAAGCAAAGATTTTTTCACTACGATATGGAGAGAACATTTATACCTACAATCTATATTCCCCATATTGAACCAATAAAATGCCTGATGATACTTTCGTATGATGTTATAATACAACAATTAACAATCGTATACGACCGATAAATCATGATCACCCGGAGGGTGAAAGCATGAAAATGGGTTTTTGATGGAGTAGTGAATTACCAAGACAATTGGTGCTCCAAGAAAAAACAAACATTAGTCGCTTCGCAGCCTTCTCGTAAAACTGATTAAGATTGGAGCCAAGATTGTCAGGAACAGCAGATATGACACATTTCAAATGGCTGAAGATGCAATAGGAAAAAGGTTGTTTGCCAAGATATTATACCGGATAGAACGATTGCGCTACCATTCTCTCTATCCAGAATGTTATTAGAATTGATTTAATGGATACATGTCTTTGAAACGTAGTATTTCAATGCATAACACACATGTACATAATAAAATTTGTCGGTAGTATGAAAAAAATAATTGCAAATGCATTATTTGAAAGTATTATTCGGTTATCAATAAGTTTCCAAGGTATTTTTTACTGCTCGAAATATTGGTATGGGAAATCCCGGATAATGATTTTTATGCACTGATGATGCCCTTGATTTTCAAGTGGAAGGCAAACAGGAAAATGATTAATAACACTACCCACTTCAACTTACTGAGTAATAAGAAGTCCGTCATGATACTGTTAATCCATAGCGTCTCGGTTGTACTTCTCATATTTTTTATACTGCCGCTACAAGTTCACGCTGAAAGGATTTATACTCACTACTACTCAGAACCCTCAATAAGCGAAATCGGCGATATTGCGATTGATTCAAACTGTGTCTGGCTCGCATCCGTAAAAGGTATTGCCCGATATGACAAAAAAACCGGTATGATCACGAAATACTCTATTTTCTATTCGGCGTATGACTGGCCTTATCAATGGGCGACGTCTATTATTGTCGATGCAAGCGGGACTGTTTGGGCGGGCACCTATGGGGCCGGACTCATGCAATTCGATGGTGATGGTTTTTCATTCTATGACGCTGC comes from the bacterium genome and includes:
- a CDS encoding C-terminal binding protein; this encodes MNTLYRETDYNEGNDPAMKKRIVFKITDYIERDLAWEESECSKLGIDFDYYRLKTAPPDEIVRHVHDADILLVNMAKFPAEVIDALKNVRVILRHGIGYDNVDVAAATRNGILFANEATASSEDVAEQAIMLMFEAYRKKNIQNRMLRTWTETGKWSSEPIAPLYRMAGKTLGIIGCGNIGSKVLRKMSAMGMHILVCDPYLSQERLNELGIIHTPLGELLERSDIVTIHVPVTGETRGMIDARTLSLMKKTAVLVNTSRGPVIRTDDLIAALKNGTIAGAGLDVCEPEPPPPDSDLFSLDTVVMSPHIAWYSEEGGWDIRYMIMDDVRAFLAGKPPRYVVNPEVYQSPLLRMNIQE
- a CDS encoding ornithine cyclodeaminase family protein — its product is MSDILYLSREDVETVNLSMGEIIDALERMFREKGEGKVEMPPKPGIHPLPDAFIHAMPAYIPSLGSAGMKWVSGYPQNQKKGLPYISGLLILNDPETGFPIAVMDCTWITAMRTGAASAVAAKYLARKDSTTLGILACGVQGRANLEAVSCVFDLKQVKAFDLYPEVARSFVRDMEKRLGIEIEVVSTPEEAVKGLDIVVTSGPILRKPTPVIEPGWLKQGGFASPVDFDSYWQGAALGEADKLATDDIRQMEYYRKEGYFSETPHAYADLGEIVAGKKPARESEHERNICINLGIALDDMAVAITVYSKARSSGIGTLLPL
- a CDS encoding heparinase II/III-family protein, translating into MKVFAVLIMSCMLVFAAARDISADTALEPFSYRQDFETRELSAWASYPLWQDTAYDPNIRVNTMVPGDPNIALVQKVTPYTNVDNYAGAQKELDMYFVPGSTVSLRYYLKTELRPEYIKVRLAAGPDKKVDVTIPDPPTNRWVPVALSYNDFIRENPRLAGRDRIKVNALAVLAKFPDADPAMPIFFGLDDITVKGARALAFQFAEPKVFKLSEWKPYIPDRHYNAGDTFTLRGNWPLDVNRVSLTVKLFTDSTKTVYSGELKKKGDEWGTSFRLSFPEGLYHAVLEAFKGGERLSDTEFTIYIAPKNIGGSHPRLWFDAEKKKNWVDARLKTDRFKSVYDSIVKQAQSSRSETPLDKVVFDIDQFPDEDWIPTLRGWSSARIHTWRSAFYSNALAYAFAGDREAGIYAKDMMVKISSFPYILHPWMVKRGRHIYYPVGEFGMDMAMAYDLTYDLMSDTERKAVRDGMMRFIVLGCHQGYVEDDLVTSNTSNWVAHITGGSLMCQAAMYGDGPDVAQLEPYFTGAILKDYDLIQKVTDRDGAYGEGYGYYNFSMLSWSKSLPAVGNVFRVDMSGKLNGSYKETVWAGIVKDKKAFYFGDSGENLRPLTNFAWMLPKYKDPLLGWFYNFMKEGETFMDVLYETKDVSQDDPFDENPVMVFRDVGTTVFKSGWNPDDFVFVLRTGPFVNHQHIDQGSFWLADRGGIFIEERHGSTYYEDPLYQPWYTQPVGHSTILINGNHQSQRVGDLLWHVDGFDDYAFINQFLDGKNAAFTSGDIGRLYWGKVKCLRRNVLYLKPRTLLMLDTAVPGDRDVDVTLLFQTNYLDDITAGDTVSAITLHDKLKLIEDPEKMRGEVVKTTKTPTSEKTLNIRHLYPDHLDVRAVETPHYLYTLQNEKPLRREGMLTVTARTDRVPLVMANLLSTDDVVEPDVVTVKGDGCISGTIRGAKFAFATRPGCIYTAGDIATDALAVTWDDSSVFAALCTSLLRNGTVLIESSAPITCETGGNGYTYCLSCESSVAFGAAARPSAVTVNGKPVKDFSYDAERKIVRMKLPAGEGEVTVGK
- a CDS encoding heparinase II/III-family protein, with the protein product MKTCLCAAVVLVLLGAMSIITVHADESLESFTYAENFETQELQAWASYPLWQDTAYDPNFRVGMIVPGDPNISIVQKVTPYTNVDTYAGAQKKLDMYMTPGVTISLRFYLKSNLPVEFLKIRLAAGDDGKVDYTITDPATNRWEWITVSYNDLILENPRLAGKKAVPVYALAVLVKIPDADPEMPFYLGLDDITFKGARAVHFKFAEPVMHKLSEWAPYIPDRHYRKGETFTVRGQWPLDADRATITVTPFTERTKEVYTAELRKKGNEWSAAFTLSFPEGLYHADLRAYDGKKILSGTECTFYIAPENLGRNHPRVWFDSEGKKRVEARLKSERFKQVADNILKQARDTRENNPLDSIIFEIDQFNTVLHTGNQLPSIYPWFDRLRVWRQGVYYSAFAYGLLGDNEAGEYGKNLMIKLGAFPYWLHPWFIERGRHIYYPIGEFGMELAVGYDLLYDLMSENERKIIRDAMMKNVVVGCHKGYVEDNLVTNNTSNWVAHITGGSLMCQAAIYGDDTGLGDLEPYFTGAILKDYDLIQKVFDSDGSQGEGYGYYDFSMYSWSYSLPAVENVFKIDMSGKIDRSYAELIWAGIVKKKKAFFFGDSDSEITELTNWAWLLDKYKDPQLGWLYNFLKYDVSYGPETKTADAPSAKNARETFMDALYETWDVPKKPPFDEPPVRVFRDVGITVFKSGWEPDDFVFVMHTGAFYNHQHLDQGSFWLSDRGSSFIEERHGASYYTDPLYQSWYTQPIGHSTILIDHNHQSQRVGDPLEMAKGFDDYAFLYHFLDGKSAAFSSGDIGRLYWGKVKEMRRNVLYLKPRTLLMIDTVIPEDNDVDVTLLYQTPFLKNIAAGNDLSGITIDGKTLNIAHLCPEQREIAAVETPHYTETLMNEKPLEREGMLTVTSRTTGVPLVLANILKTTDGGKPDIQAVKGGNCMYGSIDGVPFAFSTRPGAVYHFGSLDTDACAITEQGATVFAAVCTTLSRDSGLLLDAKKPVTCEIGERTVKYYHRTTGTVALGAGSRPSQVILNGKRVTEWTYDLERKACIIELPAGEGTVVFQ